Part of the Kiritimatiellia bacterium genome is shown below.
TTCTCTCCCCCCCCTCATAAATGAGGGATTACATTTGTCCGGATAATTTTCTTTCTTTCCGGATAAAATGCAATATAATATTTTCCGCAAATTACGCGCCGGCGCAGCGCGTTATCCTCGTGCAACCGGCGGGTCATACGCCAAAGCAACCCGGAAGGGTTTCACGGCCGGCGGAAATCAAAAGCAATGATGAGCGCATCCAGCGCCACCATGGTGGTGTGCAGGTAAAGCCCCTGATCAACATAATCGCCCATGGCGGGCCGGTGCCGCTCGTATTGCCCCCAGGAGCCGTCGGCGTTCTGCGACGCCATCAGAAACTTTAATCCGTCCCGGTAAACCGGCCGATCAATCTCCCCGAGATACGCGGCGCACAGAACGAACTCCGCCAGCAGATCAATCTCCGCGTTGCGGATATACCAGGGAATCATCTCTTCCAGAATGCCGCCCAGATAGATTTTATCGTCCGCCGTGAAAAAATCAACGTCCAGGTCCTCGCCGAATTTATAAGGCACAAAAACCTCGTGGGTCAGATTATAGGCCTCCATGTAATTCCGCCGGAACCATTCCGCCGGACGGCGCGCCGCGATCAGGCCGGTTTGAAAAGCGCTTTCCAGGGGAAAAGGCTCCGCCAGGCCGAAATGCGCATAATACCAGTGGAAAACCATCCGCTGGTTGACGCCGCGGCCCGGCATGCGGGCATTCAACCGCGGATGAATTTTCCTGATTTGCGCGCGATAGAATCCGGTGTCCAGCCCGAACTTTTCCATGAGATAAGCCGTGCGCAGATAGGAGGTGGCGTCCTGTTTGAAGACGAGGTCGCTGACCGCGAGCATGTCATGGTAGTTGGTCCGGCCGGTCACAACGCAAAGCTCTTTTACGCGCGGCAGAATGTCCGCTTTGTTTAGCGGGCCTGACGCGCCGGAAAGCCGCGCATAAGCGTCCAGAATTTCCGCCAGTTTTTTTTTACCCTTGACGCCGTGCGCGCGCAATTCCAGCGGATCAACATCCAGGCGGTCCAACCAGGCGCGGGCTTTCCGCAGCGCCTCTTCATATTGTTTCCGGCTGGCGGCCAGAAATTCAGCGGTCAACCTTGAGTTTCCCGGGGCCGGGCATGGATGGATCCCGCCGGATTTCAACGCCGGCTCCGTTAATTGTCCCCCCAGAGCGCCGGCCGCCGGGGGGGATGTTTCCTGGGAAAGAACAACGGCTGCGGCGCAAAAAAAACAGACTGCGGCCAATCGCGCCCCGCGCGCGCCCCGCGGCAAACCGTGAAATTTATCTGATTTTCTTGTCATAACAAAGGCGGGTCAATAATGACGCCCCCGCGTTTCAGGACCGATTGAAGAAACACCGGATTGAGCCGGGCGATGCGGCCGCCGGCGTTGCGCGCCGCCAGGGCGGACGCCGTGCCGGCGATTTCCCCGGTCAGGGCGCAGGTTGGAATCGCCCGGACAATATCCCAGGCGCCCGCCTTTGCGGAAATACAGCGGCCGGCCGCCATCAGGTTATCGGCGGCGGTTGCCGTCAGAGAACGCAGCGGCAGATAATAAACCGGCCCCGGTTTGCGCCAGTCGCCGGTCATCCCGGCCGCATCTTTGAAATATTTTCTTTCATGGCTTTCCATCAAGTCAAAACGCCCCTTCAAACGCCGGGTCATCCTGAGGTTTGGAATTGTCGGGACCAGAAGCGGGCAGATGGATTTGGCGCCGAATTTACGGCGCAGAGCACGGCATGTTTTCCGGATCATCCGCCGCGAGCCGGTGATTTGCGCGGTTACATCCGCGGCGCAATCGCCGGCAAATCCGCGCCGGCCGCCGGGCGCGCTCTTTCCGGATTGATCATACATTTCGGAAAGCGGCTGGAGTCTGACCTTGCGGCCGTCGTAATAATAAAACCAGGCGGATTTGACATTGGTCCGGAGCGAAACGGTGCGTTCCCGCGCGGCGGCGCAGACGTCGGCATCGCCGGAAGCATCCACGACCGTCCGGCATGCGATCGCGCTCCGGCCGCTTTTGTTTTCAACCACGAGCGCTTTTATTGACCGGCCGGCCTTGTGAACGGCGCAGAAACGGGTATCATACCAGATTTTGATCCGGTGCCGCAGAACCAGACGTTCCAGCTCCAGCATGAAATAAGCCGGATGGAAATAAGCGCAGTAGCGTTTTTTCAGGCGCTCCCGCCTGTTGCCGCCCTTTTTCCAGCAGGCAGGCAAAGCGGCGGGATTATCGGCTATGGAAAGCTTTAAAAGCTCCTCGCTGATTCCGCCGATGACCTGGCGGCCCATGCCGTCGCAGAGCGGAAGGTAAAGGGCAACGTTCCCGAGCGTGGCAAGGCCGCCGAGCGCGTTTTCCTTTTCAATCAGGCATACTTTTGCGCCGTGACGGGCCGCCGCCAGGGCGGCCGCGGCGCCGGCGATGCCGCCGCCGCACACGGCCACATCGCAGGATGCCGCAACGGGAATCCGCCGGGGCGGCTCAGCAATACGGATTTTCATAAGATTTTACCATCCCTTAATCGCGACGGCCAAACTGTTTTCGCCGGATATCGCCATCCTGGCCAGCCAATCCGGGCGGTTGTCTTTAATCAAAACGAGCCTGGCTGATAATTTGTTTCACTTTGTTTTTCTCTTCCTCGCTTGCCGTGTTTTCCCGCCAGATATTTGCAAGGAGTGAATTATAGTCGCCCTTTTCGGTTTCGGCCATCATTTCCAGCGCGGCCCGGGCGCCGCGCGCGTAACGGCGGGGCGCAATGCCTTCGCCCAGGGCCAGCCGCATCGTGCCGATCAAGCGGTCATCCCAGCCCAGCTTGCGGCGCGGATCGCGCACCACCCGCGCAACCGTGTCCCGCAAACAAGGGTTCAACATCCGCTTCAAAAGATCATCGGCGTACTCAACATAGCCGGCCGGGGTAAAGAGGTTGTCCAAACCGCCGTATTTGCGGCACAACGCGCCGCCGGATTCATGGATAAAAGCCTCCCTTGCCATGGCAAGCAGGGCGGAATCGTCTTTTACTTCGGAAACAAAATGATACGCCTTGCGCCGGGCCAGATAGCCGATCAGGGCATGGGTGGCGTTATGGCCGTAAAGCTTGGCCTCCTCAAAAGGCAGTAAATTGTTTTTTTCCTCAAACACGGTTATGCCCCGCCGGAAATTTTCAAACCCTATTTTTGAGATCAGGATGCGGTTGAAACTTTCCACCAGAAAGCAACGCCCGGCTTCGCCGGCCACCTTTTTCAACCCCTGCTCGCGGATCTGTTTTTCGTCGGTTACCACCCCGCTCATCTTTCCGATGACGGTGTTCAAGCACTGAATGCGGCGCCGCGCCTTTTCCTCCAGATCCCCCAGCCTGGGCGCGAGCGCCTGCCACAGGATTTCAGCGGCGCGATTGTGGTTTTCGGCGGCATAAATCACGCCGGCGCTTTGCCCGTCCCCGGCCAGACGCGCCCGTATCCCCTCCGCCAGCAACGCCGCCGCTGATTTCTCCCCCCCGGCATCATAAAAAGA
Proteins encoded:
- a CDS encoding FAD-dependent oxidoreductase, with the translated sequence MKIRIAEPPRRIPVAASCDVAVCGGGIAGAAAALAAARHGAKVCLIEKENALGGLATLGNVALYLPLCDGMGRQVIGGISEELLKLSIADNPAALPACWKKGGNRRERLKKRYCAYFHPAYFMLELERLVLRHRIKIWYDTRFCAVHKAGRSIKALVVENKSGRSAIACRTVVDASGDADVCAAARERTVSLRTNVKSAWFYYYDGRKVRLQPLSEMYDQSGKSAPGGRRGFAGDCAADVTAQITGSRRMIRKTCRALRRKFGAKSICPLLVPTIPNLRMTRRLKGRFDLMESHERKYFKDAAGMTGDWRKPGPVYYLPLRSLTATAADNLMAAGRCISAKAGAWDIVRAIPTCALTGEIAGTASALAARNAGGRIARLNPVFLQSVLKRGGVIIDPPLL